A genomic window from Triticum urartu cultivar G1812 chromosome 7, Tu2.1, whole genome shotgun sequence includes:
- the LOC125525012 gene encoding uncharacterized protein LOC125525012, translating to MHLAQHAPGAARQESAAYKLQQQQPEAVTPCTHAQKRPAPAAAADPHPPRPEKRMRGAVPVPAPATPSFLMYDEVARASSESTTVSNHSDVAQAPEISSRSHVLESVKHYSQQQIVPEAGSSIARSSSEEDVFEPLEPISNLPDGEADGFDIEADGFDLEELMRMMEDDPIELEPITVANTGMEMGQQEPLYLDALDQGVLEGMLQSDDPYPMWRSEDRSMHNPAFHDADNEKRYNAASDLDAPSLQGQDHLSKPRPCSFDPFEEAWKAEEALEKEKRCNAAANLHAGGHSNFFSPASVY from the coding sequence ATGCACTTGGCTCAGCATGCTCCTGGCGCGGCCCGCCAGGAATCGGCCGCGTACAAGCTTCAGCAACAGCAACCAGAGGCTGTGACCCCGTGCACACACGCGCAGAAGAGGCcagcgcccgccgccgccgccgatcctCATCCGCCGCGCCCGGAGAAGAGGATGCGCGGTGCCGTCCCGGTCCCGGCACCTGCCACACCGTCGTTCTTGATGTATGATGAGGTAGCCAGAGCATCATCCGAGTCCACTACAGTATCCAACCACTCTGACGTTGCTCAAGCTCCTGAGATTTCCTCCCGGTCACATGTGCTGGAGTCTGTCAAGCATTACAGCCAACAACAGATTGTTCCCGAGGCTGGCTCAAGCATTGCAAGGAGCTCATCTGAAGAGGATGTCTTTGAGCCATTGGAGCCTATTTCCAATTTGCCGGATGGGGAGGCAGATGGTTTTGATATCGAGGCAGATGGTTTTGATCTTGAAGAACTAATGAGAATGATGGAAGACGACCCAATTGAACTTGAGCCGATCACTGTAGCCAACACTGGCATGGAGATGGGCCAACAGGAACCTCTGTACCTGGATGCCTTGGACCAAGGCGTGCTGGAGGGCATGCTGCAGTCCGATGACCCTTACCCAATGTGGAGATCAGAGGATCGGTCCATGCACAACCCTGCCTTCCATGATGCTGACAATGAGAAGAGGTACAATGCTGCGTCGGATCTTGACGCTCCATCGCTACAGGGACAGGACCACTTGTCCAAACCGCGGCCGTGCTCCTTCGATCCATTTGAAGAAGCGTGGAAGGCCGAAGAGGCGCTCGAGAAGGAGAAGAGGTGCAATGCCGCGGCCAATCTTCACGCTGGAGGGCACAGCAACTTCTTCTCGCCTGCAAGTGTCTATTAA
- the LOC125525013 gene encoding NAC domain-containing protein 89-like, whose product MEGLDVDDVFHHYRLSPTEVDAVTYYLPRLLSGETLHAADKLIHRVEISGCEPKDLAARYAPVPQAVSSGDRFFFTTCKSKNGSKLQSVRGAGTGTWTIQKTTEICHAGVKVGEVKNLSFKKKGKSTGWVMEEY is encoded by the coding sequence ATGGAGGGGCTCGACGTCGACGACGTCTTCCACCACTACCGGCTGAGCCCTACGGAAGTGGACGCCGTCACCTACTACCTGCCACGCCTCCTCTCCGGCGAGACGCTGCATGCCGCCGACAAGCTCATCCACCGCGTCGAAATCTCCGGCTGCGAGCCCAAGGATCTGGCCGCCCGGTACGCGCCCGTGCCGCAGGCCGTGAGCAGCGGCGACCGGTTCTTCTTCACCACGTGCAAGAGCAAGAACGGGAGCAAGCTCCAGAGCGTGCGCGGCGCCGGCACCGGCACCTGGACCATCCAGAAGACCACCGAGATTTGCCACGCGGGAGTCAAGGTGGGCGAGGTCAAGAACCTGTCTTTCAAGAAGAAGGGAAAGTCCACTGGCTGGGTCATGGAGGAATACTGA